One segment of Cohaesibacter intestini DNA contains the following:
- a CDS encoding ATP-binding protein codes for MIGRFLSRLKSWLLHGLLVAAIFLMVSNPFLTDVQNKIGASELLLNMYRTSLETEVARYKFLPFILSQNDRILEILSDRFDPVESGYFLQRTKYATNVSAIYVLDRTGKVTAASNWHREDSYVGRNLGFRPYFKDAMAGRLGQFYGVGLSSTTPGFFLSYGLRKDEDIIGVIAVEVNLSELEKVWRSGPDDILVSDVDGTIFLSSNESWKHKTFGQVGSSTVGLLDRSIPPARTTHNPIARKRCYRLGSITVYKDPNYACLFPTTFSLQEEIVEFGWTIHSIQPARPIYQSLLLVAIITLLIYLSVVFLYRNIRNKYKRSIQKLRTQLTENSKLAAIGQMATEVAHDFNQPLSAIYMLLDTSRLLLERKMYKDVDDNLMLVSSHIERLKQQISQLKSFASRHRVPRGHANIVEAAHSSLHLFQLTLKKQDVQLQFHTTQADIEVPCNEIGLGQIFSNLITNAIEAMADQSKKRITISIARKDQKVIVKLRDNGPGIPDPSKIYESFYTTKKSGTGLGLAIVKGILENSEGSITVGNHPEGGAEFTLTWTEWKDETRKGNSAEDDRALEELFPKHI; via the coding sequence ATGATTGGACGATTTCTGTCACGCCTGAAAAGCTGGCTGTTGCATGGCCTGCTGGTCGCCGCCATCTTTCTGATGGTTTCCAATCCCTTCCTGACCGACGTGCAGAACAAGATTGGCGCGAGTGAATTGCTGCTCAACATGTACCGCACCAGCCTTGAAACTGAGGTTGCGCGTTACAAGTTCCTGCCCTTCATCCTGTCGCAGAATGATCGGATCCTTGAAATACTGAGCGACAGGTTTGATCCGGTAGAGAGCGGATATTTCCTGCAACGAACCAAATATGCCACCAACGTGTCGGCAATCTATGTGCTCGACAGGACAGGCAAGGTCACAGCCGCCAGCAACTGGCACCGCGAGGATAGCTATGTCGGCAGAAATCTCGGCTTCCGGCCCTATTTCAAGGATGCGATGGCGGGGCGGCTGGGACAGTTTTATGGCGTCGGTCTGTCGTCAACGACACCGGGCTTCTTCCTCTCTTATGGCCTGAGAAAAGACGAAGACATCATTGGGGTGATCGCGGTTGAGGTCAATCTCTCCGAGCTCGAAAAGGTCTGGCGCTCCGGCCCTGACGACATTCTGGTCTCCGACGTCGACGGCACTATTTTCCTCAGCTCGAATGAAAGCTGGAAACACAAGACCTTCGGGCAGGTCGGCTCGAGCACCGTCGGTCTGCTGGATCGATCCATTCCGCCAGCACGCACCACCCACAATCCGATTGCCCGCAAACGCTGCTACCGGTTGGGCAGCATCACCGTCTACAAGGATCCGAACTATGCCTGCCTGTTCCCGACCACCTTCTCCCTGCAGGAAGAGATCGTCGAATTTGGCTGGACCATTCATTCGATCCAGCCCGCCCGACCGATCTACCAGTCCCTGCTGCTGGTCGCCATCATCACGTTGCTGATTTACCTCAGCGTCGTGTTCCTCTATCGCAACATTCGCAACAAGTATAAACGCAGCATACAAAAACTGCGCACCCAACTGACCGAAAATTCCAAGCTGGCTGCCATCGGCCAGATGGCCACCGAAGTGGCGCACGACTTCAATCAGCCCCTGTCGGCCATCTATATGTTGCTCGACACATCCCGTCTGTTGCTCGAGCGCAAGATGTATAAGGATGTCGACGACAATCTGATGCTGGTCTCCTCCCATATCGAACGGCTGAAGCAGCAAATATCCCAGCTCAAGTCCTTTGCCAGTCGCCACCGTGTGCCGCGCGGCCATGCCAACATCGTCGAAGCCGCCCACAGCTCATTGCATCTGTTCCAATTGACCCTCAAGAAACAGGATGTGCAGCTGCAATTCCACACCACACAAGCCGACATCGAGGTGCCTTGCAACGAAATCGGTCTGGGTCAGATTTTCTCCAACCTGATCACCAACGCCATTGAGGCCATGGCCGATCAGAGCAAAAAACGCATCACCATTTCCATTGCCCGCAAGGATCAGAAGGTCATCGTCAAGCTGCGCGACAATGGTCCGGGCATTCCGGACCCCTCGAAAATCTATGAATCCTTCTACACGACCAAAAAGAGCGGCACCGGCCTCGGTCTGGCCATCGTCAAGGGCATTCTGGAAAATTCAGAAGGCTCGATCACGGTCGGCAATCACCCCGAGGGAGGGGCCGAATTCACCCTGACCTGGACCGAATGGAAGGATGAGACGCGCAAAGGCAACAGCGCTGAAGATGACCGCGCACTCGAAGAGCTGTTCCCAAAGCATATCTGA
- a CDS encoding DeoR/GlpR family DNA-binding transcription regulator: protein MPNAVIVGNPRHDTLLKEVNDKGYVSVEELTELLDVSAQTIRRDIKKLSDQKLLIRHHGGAARNSSVVNLDYAVRQVSETEEKEAIAKALVAQIPDNSSVFLAIGTTTEIIARHLLQHSGLQVITNSMRVANVLYQKKDFNVMVPGGKLRSTNGGIIGSTALDFINHFRVDYLIASCGSIDADGTLLDYEFNEVIMVQSMMKTARNIFIAADSTKFNTTATVELGHVRNISALFTDGTPPTDIKMQLDQHGAKLFVV, encoded by the coding sequence ATGCCAAATGCCGTCATCGTAGGCAATCCCCGCCACGACACCCTGCTCAAGGAAGTCAACGACAAGGGTTATGTGAGCGTGGAGGAGTTGACCGAGCTGCTCGATGTTTCCGCCCAGACCATTCGACGCGACATCAAAAAACTGAGCGATCAGAAACTGCTGATTCGCCATCATGGCGGGGCTGCGCGCAATTCCTCGGTGGTCAATCTTGACTATGCGGTCCGGCAGGTATCCGAGACGGAAGAAAAGGAGGCCATCGCCAAGGCTTTGGTCGCCCAGATCCCGGACAACAGCTCGGTCTTTCTGGCCATCGGCACCACCACCGAAATCATCGCCCGCCATCTGCTGCAACATTCCGGCCTGCAGGTCATCACCAACAGCATGCGGGTCGCCAATGTGCTGTATCAGAAGAAAGACTTCAATGTGATGGTGCCCGGCGGCAAATTGCGCAGCACCAATGGCGGCATCATCGGCTCAACGGCTTTGGACTTCATCAATCATTTCCGGGTTGATTATCTGATCGCCAGTTGCGGCTCCATCGACGCCGATGGCACCTTGCTCGATTATGAATTCAATGAAGTCATCATGGTCCAGAGCATGATGAAAACCGCCCGCAACATTTTCATCGCTGCCGATTCCACCAAGTTCAACACCACCGCGACGGTGGAGCTTGGTCATGTCCGCAACATCTCTGCGCTTTTCACCGATGGCACACCGCCAACCGACATCAAGATGCAGCTCGACCAGCATGGGGCCAAGCTGTTTGTCGTCTAG
- a CDS encoding PfkB family carbohydrate kinase, whose product MTVACVGITVLDRVFRVDHLPKTGGKYVARDYFEVGGGPAATAAVAIARLGMNVDYVGRVGNDDVAAAMIRELNRYGVGTRHIRTISEAKSSFSAILVDDQGERLIVNYQDSDLSGDAEWLKEINFAPYQSILCDVRWPVGAKYALEQAKQLQKQSVLDADITPQDITDLVTLADHVAFSEPGLAKFSQVDDPIDGLRVAQTKTNAKVYVTVGSQGCYWLEGETLHHQPGFKVDVKDTTGAGDVFHGAFAFALAKGMPIADIVAFASAVAALKCTRLGGRDGVPDLATVEAFLAANK is encoded by the coding sequence ATGACCGTCGCATGCGTTGGAATCACCGTCCTTGATCGGGTTTTCCGGGTCGATCACTTGCCAAAAACCGGCGGCAAATATGTCGCCCGCGACTATTTTGAAGTTGGCGGCGGGCCAGCGGCCACCGCGGCCGTCGCCATTGCCAGACTGGGCATGAATGTCGACTATGTCGGCCGGGTCGGCAATGATGATGTCGCCGCCGCCATGATTCGCGAGCTCAATCGCTATGGCGTCGGCACCCGCCATATCCGCACCATATCCGAAGCAAAGTCGTCCTTTTCCGCCATTCTGGTTGATGACCAAGGCGAAAGGCTGATCGTCAATTATCAGGATTCAGATCTCTCAGGTGATGCCGAATGGCTAAAAGAGATCAATTTCGCGCCCTATCAGTCCATCCTTTGTGATGTGCGCTGGCCAGTCGGGGCCAAATATGCACTCGAACAAGCCAAACAGCTGCAAAAACAAAGCGTTCTGGATGCCGATATCACCCCGCAAGACATCACGGATCTGGTGACACTCGCCGACCATGTGGCATTTTCCGAACCAGGTTTGGCGAAATTCTCACAAGTTGATGACCCGATTGATGGATTGCGCGTTGCCCAAACGAAAACAAATGCTAAGGTCTATGTCACCGTTGGATCGCAAGGCTGCTATTGGCTGGAGGGCGAGACGCTCCACCATCAGCCCGGTTTCAAGGTCGATGTGAAGGATACGACCGGTGCGGGAGACGTCTTCCATGGCGCCTTTGCCTTTGCGCTCGCCAAGGGCATGCCCATTGCCGATATTGTCGCCTTTGCCAGCGCGGTCGCTGCCCTCAAATGCACCCGACTGGGCGGACGTGATGGCGTCCCCGACCTTGCAACTGTCGAGGCCTTTCTTGCGGCCAACAAATAA
- the yihU gene encoding sulfolactaldehyde 3-reductase, with product MATVGFIGLGQMGAAMAANLIKGGHDLNLYDINDDAVAALAAKGGKACDRVAAVAEGADFVITMLPNGALVRSVLLGEEGVVAALKKDALVIDMSTIHPLETDGLIADLAAKGIEMMEAPVGRTSDHAIAGTLLILAGGTKAQIERAQPLFDLMGSETVDAGGPGKGIRVKIINNYMSIALNALSAEAIALAEKIGLDFDTAMAVMSGTPAGKGHFTTSWPNKVLKGDLSPAFMIDLAHKDLGIALDLANQVGVPMPMGAASRELYNMSRIAGRGRQDWTALLEQLRDLSGMPTKAN from the coding sequence ATGGCAACAGTTGGATTCATCGGTCTTGGTCAAATGGGCGCTGCAATGGCAGCCAATCTGATCAAGGGGGGACATGACCTCAATCTATATGACATCAATGATGATGCCGTCGCGGCGTTGGCCGCAAAAGGTGGGAAAGCCTGCGACAGGGTCGCAGCGGTTGCTGAAGGCGCCGACTTTGTCATTACCATGTTGCCAAACGGGGCGCTGGTGCGCTCTGTCCTGTTGGGGGAAGAGGGCGTTGTCGCTGCGCTGAAGAAAGACGCGCTGGTGATCGACATGTCGACCATTCACCCGCTTGAGACCGATGGCCTGATTGCCGATCTTGCGGCAAAAGGCATCGAGATGATGGAAGCGCCGGTGGGTCGCACATCGGACCATGCCATTGCAGGCACCTTGCTGATCCTTGCGGGCGGCACCAAGGCGCAGATTGAACGGGCGCAGCCCTTGTTTGATCTGATGGGGTCGGAAACCGTCGATGCGGGGGGGCCGGGCAAGGGAATCCGCGTCAAGATCATCAACAATTACATGAGCATTGCGCTCAATGCCCTGTCGGCAGAAGCCATTGCGCTGGCCGAGAAAATCGGTCTCGATTTCGACACGGCAATGGCGGTGATGAGCGGTACGCCTGCAGGCAAGGGGCACTTCACCACCAGTTGGCCAAACAAGGTGCTCAAGGGCGATCTGTCGCCCGCCTTCATGATTGATCTGGCCCACAAGGATCTGGGCATCGCGCTCGATCTGGCCAATCAGGTTGGCGTGCCGATGCCGATGGGGGCTGCCTCGCGGGAGCTTTACAATATGAGCCGGATCGCCGGGCGCGGGCGTCAGGACTGGACAGCCTTGCTTGAACAACTGCGCGATCTGTCGGGCATGCCGACCAAAGCGAATTAA
- a CDS encoding aldose epimerase family protein — MKVEVETYGEVDGKAVDLITLSNDNGMVVRVTNYGCIVTSIEVPDRDGALADVVLGYESLDKYLAGHPFFGAIAGRFANRIEDGRFSIDCRRYQLETNEPPTVQHLHGGSKGFDKYVWGYDLEETSDAVMIHLHRVSPDGESGYPGNLLVTHTIGLTESNALHYDFRAVSDKPTIVNLVNHSYYNLAGHDSGSVADHQLTLFADFYTPVAETMIPTGEVRAVAGTGLDFREPVRIGDRMEGIEGGGFDFNYILHGKQKHGDYRMAADLYDPSSGRFMKVMTTQPAIQFYNGFKLSNKPWFGRNGCKYEAFGGLCLETQGYPDAPNKPHFPSAVLRPGDVYQHRTIHQFGTR; from the coding sequence ATGAAAGTAGAAGTCGAAACCTATGGTGAAGTCGATGGCAAAGCGGTCGATCTCATCACCTTGAGCAATGACAATGGCATGGTGGTGCGGGTCACCAATTATGGCTGCATCGTCACTTCGATCGAAGTACCGGACCGGGATGGGGCTTTGGCCGATGTGGTGTTGGGCTATGAGTCTCTGGACAAATATCTTGCCGGACATCCTTTCTTCGGCGCAATTGCCGGGCGGTTCGCCAACCGGATAGAGGATGGTCGTTTTTCGATTGATTGTCGCCGGTATCAGCTGGAAACCAACGAGCCGCCGACCGTGCAGCATTTGCATGGGGGTTCGAAGGGGTTCGACAAATATGTCTGGGGCTATGATCTGGAAGAGACGAGTGACGCGGTGATGATCCATTTGCATCGGGTGTCGCCGGACGGGGAAAGCGGCTATCCGGGCAATCTGCTGGTGACTCACACGATCGGTCTGACGGAGTCCAACGCGCTGCATTATGACTTCCGGGCGGTGAGTGACAAGCCGACCATCGTCAATCTGGTCAATCACAGCTACTACAATCTAGCCGGTCATGACAGCGGCTCGGTGGCGGATCATCAATTGACCTTGTTCGCCGATTTCTACACTCCCGTGGCTGAGACGATGATCCCGACCGGGGAAGTGCGGGCTGTGGCCGGGACGGGCCTTGATTTCCGGGAGCCAGTGCGGATCGGTGACCGGATGGAAGGCATCGAGGGCGGCGGCTTCGACTTCAACTATATCCTGCATGGCAAACAGAAGCATGGGGACTACCGGATGGCGGCCGACCTTTATGATCCGTCCAGCGGGCGCTTCATGAAGGTGATGACCACCCAGCCAGCGATCCAGTTCTACAACGGATTCAAATTATCGAACAAACCGTGGTTTGGGCGCAATGGCTGCAAATATGAAGCCTTTGGCGGGCTTTGCCTTGAAACTCAAGGCTATCCGGACGCGCCCAACAAGCCCCATTTTCCAAGCGCCGTGTTGAGGCCGGGGGATGTCTATCAGCATCGCACCATTCATCAGTTTGGCACGCGCTAG
- a CDS encoding sulfite exporter TauE/SafE family protein — translation MMEILIVSAIITLGSFTQGLTGFGLALVSVPLLSLAVDVKAAVPIAGIFGWLVTFPLVWKMRQHVQWRVGLILFAGSLPGSFLGADLLKRLPAEAILITMGCVLILSSLYSLFAKAPLFTKASAPLTVGTGFFSGALGASVGEPGPPVIAFTSMQPWTADQTKSTLVFFFMLQMIGAIAGFWSKGLLTPYVAERVLYAMPAFLVGMSVGMFAYHLLHKLKINYHGIIHSLLLIIGLLLVIKNVHIW, via the coding sequence ATGATGGAAATTCTCATCGTCTCGGCGATCATCACGCTGGGCAGCTTCACCCAAGGCCTGACGGGTTTTGGGCTGGCCTTGGTCAGCGTGCCGCTTCTCTCCTTGGCGGTGGATGTGAAAGCTGCTGTGCCCATCGCTGGCATCTTCGGATGGCTGGTGACCTTTCCGCTGGTCTGGAAAATGCGCCAGCATGTGCAGTGGCGTGTCGGCTTGATTCTGTTTGCAGGCTCCTTGCCAGGCTCGTTTCTGGGGGCCGATCTGCTCAAACGGCTGCCCGCCGAGGCAATCCTGATCACGATGGGATGCGTGCTGATCTTGTCGAGCCTCTATTCGCTGTTTGCTAAGGCCCCGCTTTTCACCAAGGCGTCGGCGCCGCTGACGGTCGGGACGGGTTTCTTCTCCGGTGCCTTGGGGGCGAGCGTTGGCGAGCCGGGACCGCCGGTGATTGCCTTCACCTCGATGCAGCCCTGGACGGCGGATCAGACCAAATCGACCTTGGTGTTTTTCTTTATGCTGCAAATGATCGGCGCGATTGCCGGCTTCTGGAGCAAGGGGCTGCTGACCCCTTATGTGGCAGAGCGGGTGCTCTATGCCATGCCTGCCTTTCTGGTCGGGATGAGCGTTGGGATGTTCGCCTATCACCTGCTGCATAAACTCAAGATCAATTATCACGGCATCATTCACAGCCTGTTGCTGATCATTGGTCTCCTATTGGTGATTAAAAATGTCCATATTTGGTAG
- a CDS encoding class II fructose-bisphosphate aldolase gives MAYISGKTLLDRAWKEGYAIGAFSVHNAETTRAILKGAEEEKAPILVMIGQKVINTMGLAEMKAMVDAFMANHTVPVAIHIDHSRQFEQTMAAARVGFHSLMFDGSGYDFEDNVRITKAVADVAHALGIGCEGEIGKIGGVEDDIDVDEADAMITSVEEAQEFTNRTGLDYLAISMGTAHGIYTSEPKLAFDRIREIKEIVQKPLVMHGGSGVPDDQVQRAISLGIAKINVDTELRQSFTLGVQDYWKDNPTDFVLADSLGAGEVAMKEKVKEKIRLFGSSGKASDF, from the coding sequence ATGGCTTATATTTCCGGTAAGACACTTCTCGATCGTGCGTGGAAAGAGGGATATGCCATCGGCGCCTTCAGCGTGCATAATGCGGAGACGACGCGCGCCATTCTCAAGGGCGCCGAGGAAGAGAAAGCCCCGATTCTGGTGATGATCGGTCAGAAGGTGATCAACACGATGGGCCTTGCGGAAATGAAGGCGATGGTTGATGCCTTCATGGCCAACCATACGGTGCCGGTGGCGATTCATATTGATCACAGTCGCCAGTTCGAACAAACCATGGCGGCAGCGCGGGTCGGCTTTCACTCTCTGATGTTCGACGGCTCGGGCTATGATTTCGAGGATAATGTCCGGATCACCAAGGCGGTGGCTGATGTGGCCCATGCGCTGGGCATTGGTTGTGAAGGGGAAATCGGCAAGATCGGTGGTGTCGAGGATGATATTGATGTCGATGAAGCCGATGCCATGATCACCTCAGTCGAGGAAGCGCAGGAATTTACCAACCGCACCGGCCTTGACTATCTGGCCATCTCCATGGGAACGGCGCATGGTATCTACACCTCCGAGCCAAAGCTGGCTTTTGATCGGATCCGTGAAATCAAGGAAATCGTTCAGAAACCTCTGGTGATGCATGGGGGCTCCGGGGTGCCGGATGATCAGGTGCAGCGGGCCATTTCCCTGGGCATCGCAAAAATCAATGTCGACACCGAGTTGCGGCAATCCTTCACGCTTGGGGTGCAGGACTATTGGAAAGACAATCCGACGGACTTCGTTCTGGCCGATTCTTTGGGGGCCGGCGAGGTGGCCATGAAGGAAAAGGTCAAAGAAAAGATCCGCTTGTTTGGTTCCAGCGGCAAGGCTTCCGATTTCTGA
- a CDS encoding alpha-glucosidase, with product MKIEQSKTGFLLSHKGKALLRHSEKAPALYLGEGDPTFDMYRGNFDISDYLVERIAMRHFTIEKQDGAIRIQFILAHEPVITLLAEETAEGRLKISFLEAKANFNRFWLRLCASADEKIYGCGEQLTYLNLRGHNFPLWTSEPGVGRNKSTYVTWQADVKDRAGGDYYNTNYPQPTFVSSEKYFVHLETTAYADFDFCNADFHELQSWNIPDYLLFDAADSFPALIRSITGIFGTQPELPDWVLDGVILGIQGGTDITIEKLKRARAAGVKVSGAWCQDWQGIKMTSFGKRLQWDWQWNEDLYPGLDREIHALKKDGIRFLGYINPYVLEDFPLYREAEANGYLATRDDGSKYVVDFGEFYCGVVDFTNPAACDWYKGVIKTNMIDFGLSGWMADFGEYLPTDCALSNGVSAEIEHNHWPTRWAKINHDAIEEAGKTDDILFFMRAGYTGIQRYCHALWGGDQCVNWNIDDGIPSVINGALSSGLLGNGIHHSDIGGYTTLHGMKRDRELFMRWAEMAAFTPIMRSHEGNRPADNHQFDSDNETLAHLAAMTRIFTHLKPYIKAALKENTLTGMPVQRPLFIHYEEDTESYEVMHQYLFGRDCLVAPVYEQGASKRKLYLPPDQWIHLWTNDHYEGGWVEVDAPLGQPAVFYRASSADAVLFNKIPDIAKGLA from the coding sequence ATGAAAATCGAACAATCAAAAACCGGCTTTCTCCTCTCCCACAAAGGCAAAGCCTTGTTGCGCCATTCTGAAAAAGCACCAGCGCTCTATTTGGGTGAAGGCGATCCAACCTTTGACATGTATCGCGGCAATTTCGATATTTCGGATTATCTGGTCGAGCGCATCGCCATGCGCCACTTCACCATAGAGAAGCAGGATGGAGCCATCCGGATCCAATTCATCTTGGCCCACGAACCGGTCATCACCTTGCTGGCCGAAGAAACCGCCGAAGGCCGCCTCAAAATCAGCTTCCTTGAGGCCAAAGCCAATTTCAACCGCTTCTGGCTCCGGCTTTGCGCCAGCGCCGATGAAAAGATCTATGGCTGCGGCGAACAGCTCACCTATCTCAATCTGCGCGGCCACAATTTCCCGCTCTGGACCTCTGAGCCCGGCGTCGGCCGCAACAAATCGACCTATGTCACATGGCAGGCCGATGTGAAGGACCGCGCCGGCGGCGACTATTACAACACCAACTATCCGCAGCCGACCTTTGTCTCGTCGGAGAAGTATTTCGTTCATCTGGAAACCACCGCCTATGCGGATTTCGACTTCTGCAACGCCGATTTCCATGAGCTGCAAAGCTGGAACATCCCCGACTATCTCCTGTTCGATGCCGCCGACAGCTTCCCCGCCCTCATTCGCAGCATCACCGGAATCTTTGGCACCCAGCCTGAGCTACCCGACTGGGTGCTCGACGGGGTCATTCTGGGCATTCAGGGCGGCACCGACATCACCATCGAAAAGCTCAAACGCGCCCGCGCCGCAGGCGTGAAAGTGTCTGGTGCCTGGTGTCAGGACTGGCAGGGCATCAAAATGACCAGCTTCGGCAAGCGCCTGCAATGGGACTGGCAGTGGAACGAAGACCTCTATCCCGGCCTCGACAGGGAAATTCATGCCCTCAAAAAAGACGGCATCCGCTTCCTTGGTTATATCAATCCCTATGTGCTGGAGGATTTCCCCCTTTACCGCGAGGCCGAAGCCAACGGCTATCTCGCCACCCGCGACGATGGCAGCAAATATGTCGTTGATTTTGGCGAATTTTATTGCGGCGTCGTCGACTTCACCAACCCGGCGGCCTGCGACTGGTATAAGGGCGTCATCAAGACCAACATGATCGACTTTGGCCTGTCGGGTTGGATGGCTGACTTTGGCGAGTATCTGCCCACCGATTGCGCTTTGTCGAACGGGGTGTCGGCCGAAATCGAGCATAATCACTGGCCGACCCGCTGGGCCAAAATCAACCATGACGCCATCGAGGAAGCGGGCAAGACCGACGATATCCTCTTCTTCATGCGTGCGGGCTATACGGGCATTCAGCGCTATTGCCACGCCCTGTGGGGCGGCGATCAATGCGTCAACTGGAACATTGATGACGGCATCCCGTCCGTGATCAATGGGGCGCTGTCCTCAGGCCTGCTCGGCAATGGCATCCATCATTCCGATATTGGCGGCTATACCACCTTGCACGGTATGAAACGCGACCGCGAGCTCTTTATGCGCTGGGCCGAAATGGCCGCCTTCACCCCGATCATGCGCAGCCATGAAGGCAACCGCCCCGCTGACAATCATCAATTTGACAGCGACAATGAGACCCTCGCCCATCTCGCCGCTATGACCCGGATCTTCACCCATTTGAAGCCCTATATCAAAGCGGCCTTGAAGGAAAACACCCTCACCGGCATGCCCGTCCAGCGGCCTCTCTTCATTCATTATGAAGAGGATACTGAGTCCTACGAGGTGATGCATCAATATCTGTTTGGCCGCGATTGCCTCGTTGCCCCGGTCTATGAGCAGGGTGCCAGCAAGCGCAAACTCTATCTGCCGCCCGACCAATGGATTCATCTCTGGACCAATGACCATTATGAGGGCGGCTGGGTCGAGGTCGACGCGCCGCTGGGCCAACCTGCAGTCTTCTACCGCGCCAGCAGCGCAGACGCGGTTCTGTTCAACAAGATCCCCGACATTGCCAAAGGCCTCGCCTGA
- the dctP gene encoding TRAP transporter substrate-binding protein DctP has translation MKLKKLGLALLAAGFMAGTAQAADYKLTVPHVSNTDSYNHQSLLVFKNFVENHSNGAIEVEIFPGGQLCGNARECLSGVQSGIFDYFQTTIAELANFWAPAGGFDLPYMLRDDRVAECVYDNEAFLADVRKNVLDATQNVRLMMVSNSGGWRNFATTKKQIKSPADVAGLKIRTVPAPIQQELVKALGGAPTPIAWPEVYTALSTGVVDGTKNGIVDITTMKFEESLKYLVLDGHAYMGGVWVMNNDRFAGFPDELKRVVIDGVAAQNQFLRVYPKWKEFDAYDTFRKAGGTIYTPSAAEKKAFQEATAPVKDFYLASAGDEGKAWLDRFEKEIKACEAKLDSDFDAASK, from the coding sequence ATGAAACTGAAAAAACTGGGTCTTGCGCTTCTCGCCGCCGGCTTCATGGCAGGAACCGCACAGGCTGCCGACTACAAGCTCACCGTGCCCCATGTGTCCAACACGGACAGCTACAATCACCAGTCCCTGCTGGTCTTCAAGAACTTTGTCGAAAACCATTCCAATGGTGCCATCGAAGTCGAAATCTTCCCCGGCGGCCAGCTGTGTGGCAATGCCCGTGAATGTCTCTCCGGTGTCCAGTCTGGCATCTTTGACTATTTCCAGACCACCATTGCCGAGCTGGCCAATTTCTGGGCCCCTGCCGGTGGTTTCGACCTGCCTTACATGCTGCGCGATGACCGGGTTGCCGAATGCGTCTATGACAATGAAGCCTTCCTTGCCGACGTCCGCAAAAATGTGCTCGACGCCACCCAGAATGTCCGCCTGATGATGGTCTCCAACTCCGGCGGCTGGCGCAACTTCGCCACCACCAAAAAGCAGATCAAATCCCCTGCTGACGTGGCTGGCCTCAAAATCCGCACCGTGCCTGCCCCAATCCAGCAGGAATTGGTCAAGGCCCTTGGCGGCGCCCCAACCCCGATCGCATGGCCAGAAGTCTACACTGCTCTGTCCACTGGCGTGGTTGATGGCACCAAAAATGGCATCGTTGACATCACCACCATGAAATTCGAGGAAAGCCTCAAATATCTGGTGCTCGACGGCCACGCCTATATGGGCGGCGTCTGGGTGATGAACAACGACCGCTTCGCCGGCTTCCCGGATGAGCTGAAACGCGTCGTCATTGATGGCGTAGCCGCCCAGAACCAGTTCCTGCGCGTCTATCCAAAATGGAAAGAATTCGACGCTTACGACACCTTCCGCAAGGCTGGCGGCACCATCTACACCCCAAGTGCAGCCGAGAAGAAAGCCTTCCAGGAAGCAACCGCGCCTGTGAAAGACTTCTATCTGGCCAGCGCTGGCGACGAAGGCAAAGCATGGCTCGACCGCTTTGAAAAAGAAATCAAGGCCTGCGAAGCCAAGCTCGACTCAGACTTCGACGCCGCTTCCAAATAA